A single Argentina anserina chromosome 7, drPotAnse1.1, whole genome shotgun sequence DNA region contains:
- the LOC126803023 gene encoding probable membrane-associated kinase regulator 6, with product METSQQPLSIESFSYSWLVNLKPPSFESLDNSLRTSLDASDEASFIEMDPTMPPSQRFFRIPQQDFKFDSQSPLSTLVHADELISNGYLLPLSVDDPLKNIGSYDDYYDQASSNSSTANIPVSSSKEAFPTDKTSADCSNSLRKCRRLSKRIFEKYLDFLKPLYKRITGGHKVNHKAAGNHLDKRFHSAKNSRVYSSETASPRISVAYSAPDDWRRSCDSESSIYEAVLHCKRSIGN from the exons ATGGAAACTTCTCAGCAGCCTCTGTCCATTGAAAGTTTTTCATACAGTTGGTTAGTGAATCTCAAGCCTCCTTCTTTCGAAAGCCTCGACAACTCCCTTAGGACTTCGCTAGATGCATCCGATGAAGCCTCCTTCATCGAGATGGACCCAACAATGCCACCCTCTCAGAGATTTTTTAGGATTCCCCAGCAGGATTTCAAATTTGACTCACAATCTCCTCTCTCTACTCTTGTTCATGCTGATGAGCTCATTTCCAATGGCTATCTTTTGCCACTTTCGGTTGATGATCCATTGAAGAACATAGGGTCCTATGACGATTATTATGATCAAGCCAGCTCGAATTCCAGTACTGCAAACATTCCTGTCTCTTCATCAAAAGAAGCTTTTCCAACAGATAAAACTTCTGCAGATTGCTCTAATTCCTTGCGAAAGTGCAGAAGATTATCGAAAAGAATATTTGAGAAGTACTTGGATTTTCTCAAACCCTTGTACAAAAGGATTACAGGTGGTCATaaagtgaatcataaagcaGCTGGGAATCATTTAGATAAAAGGTTCCACTCAGCAAAGAACAGCCGGGTGTATTCATCAGAAACTGCATCTCCGCGAATAAGTGTAGCCTATTCTGCCCCCGATGATTGGCGAAGGTCCTGTGATTCCGAGAGCTCTATCTATGAGGCAGTTCTTCACTGCAAAAGATCAATAG GAAACTAG